CGCAAGCTGCGCGAAATAGGGATTGAGGCGCTGATCGAACAGCTCGCCGACCACGCGGACCAGAACGGCGTTGCCGAGGCTTCCGGCGATCGCGACGTGGAACGCGCGGTCGTGCACCATCGAGGCTTCGCCGGGATGCTCGACGTTCTCCATCGCGACGAGGGACGCATCGATGCGGGCGACATCATCCTTCGTCGCCACGCGCGCGGCCTGTTCGGCGATGGCACTTTCCAGGAATTCGCGGGCGCGCAGCAGCTCGAACGGGCCTTCGATGACGGCGGCCGCCGGCGCCGCCGCGGCATCGGCCGCCTCGATCACATAGATGCCTGAGCCGACACGGATGCGGACGCGGCCTTCGACCTCGAGCGCGATCAGGGCCTCGCGCACCGTGGGCCGCGAGATCTTGAGCTGCTCGGCGAGCTCGCGCTCGGTCGGCAAGCGGCTGCCGACCGCGTACTCGCCGCTGTCGATCAGGCTTCGCAATTGATCGGCGACCTGGCGGTAAAGCCGTCTCGCCTCCACAGCTTCCAGCGGCACGCTGGCCTCCCCGAAAGGGTCTCGCGGAATCGTCCCGACCCGCGGCCCGCCAATTTTGGAAAATTGGTCTTACCAATTGACCAGAGCATTGACCGAGGTCGGGCGCCATGTCAAGCAGCGGCAAAGCAAAGGGGAGACGTCCATGCGCCCAAGTTCGATGCGTCTTGGCAGCGCCAATCTCGATCGGTTGCCGTCCGGCATCCGCCGCCCGGCCTATGACCGCTCGCGCGCCACGCCCGGCATCGTGCATCTTGGCCTCGGGGCTTTTCATCGCGCACACCAGGCCGTCGTCATCGACGATTGCCTTGCCAGCGGCAGCTCGTCCTGGGGCATTGTCGGCGCCAGCCTGCGCAGCCCGGATACGCGCGACGCCCTCGCCCCGCAGGATCATCTCTATACCGTTGCCGTACGTGCGGCCGAAGGCACCGAGCACCGCGTCATCGGCGCGCTGCTCGACAGCGTGGTCGCGCGCGAGAAGCCGGCGGCGCTGGTCGAGCGGATGGCCGATCCCGCCATCCGCATCGTCTCGCTCACGGTTACCGAGAAGGGCTATTGCCACACGCCGCAGACCGGCGACCTCGACGAGCGGCATCCCGATGTCGTGCACGACCTCAACAATCCCGACGCACCACGCTCGGCGCCCGGCTTCATCGTGGCTGCGCTGGCGCGCCGGCGTGCGCAGGGGCTGATCCCCTTCACCGTGCTGTGCTGCGACAATCTCGCCGCCAACGGCCATACCGTGCAGCGGATCGTGACGCAGT
The genomic region above belongs to Bradyrhizobium arachidis and contains:
- a CDS encoding FadR/GntR family transcriptional regulator translates to MPLEAVEARRLYRQVADQLRSLIDSGEYAVGSRLPTERELAEQLKISRPTVREALIALEVEGRVRIRVGSGIYVIEAADAAAAPAAAVIEGPFELLRAREFLESAIAEQAARVATKDDVARIDASLVAMENVEHPGEASMVHDRAFHVAIAGSLGNAVLVRVVGELFDQRLNPYFAQLAHYFESPGTWRTALDEHRAVRDAIAAHDPDSAREAMRKHLARSQERFAQNFGAETAAAASSAGRGRAERHQAKPATPKRAAKKQAKKQVKSSSARRR